A single region of the Kocuria rosea genome encodes:
- a CDS encoding ATP synthase F0 subunit B — MTTNPYDPTPYDAGSSHAAQTGTSSKKDVAAEQGKAEANQLKHEAAGSGQRVKETAKEQAGAVKQEATAQAQNLLGQLRSDLRDQVAPQQERIASSVRSVSDEINALSRGEKPETDFVTGLLGSVSGRVDSVASSLENKDAQDLLQDVRRFAARRPGTFLALAAGIGLLAGRATRGVKDSDEIATDRQGAKEYFGVSGRQGQGTAAGTGVATGAVYDQGYDRNLTATETSGYTPADPYAYRSDEQGEAARTYTDRVPGTVYPDQEGDRR; from the coding sequence ATGACCACCAACCCCTATGACCCCACCCCCTACGACGCCGGTTCGAGCCACGCGGCGCAGACCGGCACCTCGTCCAAGAAGGACGTCGCGGCGGAGCAGGGCAAGGCCGAGGCGAACCAGCTGAAGCACGAGGCCGCCGGCTCCGGCCAGCGCGTCAAGGAGACGGCGAAGGAGCAGGCCGGAGCCGTCAAGCAGGAGGCCACCGCCCAGGCGCAGAACCTCCTCGGCCAGCTCCGGAGCGACCTGAGGGACCAGGTGGCCCCCCAGCAGGAGCGCATCGCCTCGAGCGTCCGCTCCGTCAGCGACGAGATCAACGCCCTGTCCCGCGGTGAGAAGCCCGAGACGGACTTCGTCACGGGTCTGCTCGGCAGCGTCTCCGGGCGCGTCGACTCCGTGGCCTCCTCCTTGGAGAACAAGGACGCCCAGGACCTGCTGCAGGACGTCCGCCGGTTCGCGGCGCGTCGCCCCGGGACCTTCCTGGCCCTGGCCGCCGGCATCGGGCTCCTCGCCGGTCGCGCCACCCGCGGCGTCAAGGACAGCGACGAGATCGCGACCGACCGCCAGGGCGCCAAGGAGTACTTCGGCGTCTCCGGCCGGCAGGGCCAGGGCACCGCGGCCGGGACGGGCGTCGCCACCGGCGCCGTCTACGACCAGGGCTACGACCGCAACCTCACGGCGACCGAGACCTCGGGCTACACCCCGGCCGACCCCTACGCCTACCGCTCCGACGAGCAGGGCGAGGCGGCCCGCACCTACACCGACCGCGTGCCCGGCACCGTCTACCCGGACCAGGAGGGCGACCGTCGATGA
- a CDS encoding SDR family oxidoreductase: MAETNSGNPENADRETVDQLAFQNPVTRYPVLSPPKQDQPEPGLDVELEPRTDRGELSYRGTGRLEGRKALITGADSGIGAAVAIAFAKEGADVALNYLPDEEPDAQVVKAAIEKAGRTAVLLPGDLTDKDFCAALVDNAVDGLGGLDILVNNAGKQVAVESLEDLSDEQLVDTFTVNIVAMFRITKAALRHLPAGSSIINTTSIQAYQPSPDLLDYASTKAAINNFTKGLGQQLAPKGIRVNAVAPGPFWTPLQVSDGQPKDALPEFGQSTPLGRAGQPTELAPAYVFLASSESSYVIGETLNVNGGSPSP, encoded by the coding sequence ATGGCCGAGACGAACAGCGGCAACCCCGAGAACGCCGACCGCGAGACGGTGGACCAGCTCGCGTTCCAGAACCCCGTGACGCGATACCCCGTCCTGTCGCCCCCGAAGCAGGACCAGCCCGAGCCGGGCCTGGACGTCGAGCTCGAGCCCAGGACCGACCGCGGGGAGCTCTCCTACCGGGGGACCGGCCGCCTGGAGGGGCGCAAGGCCCTGATCACCGGGGCGGACTCGGGCATCGGCGCGGCCGTCGCCATCGCGTTCGCCAAGGAGGGCGCCGACGTCGCCCTGAACTACCTCCCGGACGAGGAGCCCGACGCGCAGGTGGTCAAGGCCGCCATCGAGAAGGCCGGTCGCACGGCCGTCCTCCTCCCCGGGGACCTCACCGACAAGGACTTCTGCGCGGCCCTGGTCGACAACGCCGTGGACGGGCTGGGTGGCCTCGACATCCTCGTCAACAACGCCGGCAAGCAGGTGGCGGTCGAGAGCCTCGAGGACCTGAGCGACGAGCAGCTGGTCGACACCTTCACCGTCAACATCGTGGCGATGTTCCGGATCACCAAGGCGGCGCTGCGGCACCTGCCCGCGGGCTCCTCCATCATCAACACGACGTCGATCCAGGCGTACCAGCCGTCGCCGGACCTCCTCGACTACGCGTCGACCAAGGCGGCGATCAACAACTTCACCAAGGGCCTCGGCCAGCAGCTGGCGCCCAAGGGCATCCGCGTCAACGCCGTGGCGCCGGGACCGTTCTGGACGCCTCTCCAGGTCTCGGACGGGCAGCCGAAGGACGCGCTGCCAGAGTTCGGGCAGTCGACGCCCCTCGGCAGGGCCGGCCAGCCCACGGAACTGGCCCCCGCCTACGTGTTCCTCGCCTCCTCCGAGTCGAGCTACGTCATCGGCGAGACCCTCAACGTCAACGGCGGCAGCCCGTCGCCGTGA
- a CDS encoding alpha/beta fold hydrolase, with protein sequence MPDVSPATARINGVTMTYTDRGEGPVLLLLHGHAYDRSMWTRQVEVFASRGWRVIAPDLRGFGGSEVTEGIVYTEEFADDVAALLEHLAVDRAVVVGFSMSGQIAMELLHRHPGRVRALVVNDTVPEAEDAAGRRRRHVAADAMLTGGMEAYGRNVLGKMVAESTVETRPEVAAEVLAMLQNAPAKGAAAAMRGRAERRDFTELLRGARIPVLVVVGADDAFDGGAGLRMTELAPGAELVVVHGAGHTPNLEQPAAFDDALENFLHRLDA encoded by the coding sequence ATGCCCGACGTCAGTCCCGCCACCGCCCGGATCAACGGGGTCACCATGACCTACACCGACCGGGGGGAGGGGCCGGTGCTCCTCCTGCTGCACGGTCACGCCTACGACCGCAGCATGTGGACCCGTCAGGTCGAGGTGTTCGCCTCCCGCGGCTGGCGGGTGATCGCCCCCGACCTGCGCGGCTTCGGCGGGTCCGAGGTCACCGAGGGGATCGTCTACACCGAGGAGTTCGCGGACGACGTCGCCGCGCTGCTCGAGCACCTGGCCGTCGACCGGGCGGTGGTGGTCGGGTTCTCGATGTCCGGCCAGATCGCCATGGAGCTCCTCCACCGCCACCCCGGCCGGGTCCGGGCGCTGGTCGTCAACGACACCGTCCCCGAGGCGGAGGACGCCGCCGGCAGGCGGCGCCGCCACGTCGCCGCGGACGCCATGCTGACCGGCGGCATGGAGGCCTACGGGCGCAATGTCCTGGGCAAGATGGTCGCCGAGTCGACGGTGGAGACCCGCCCCGAGGTGGCGGCCGAGGTGCTGGCCATGCTCCAGAACGCTCCCGCGAAGGGGGCCGCCGCGGCCATGCGCGGGCGCGCCGAGCGCCGGGACTTCACCGAGCTGCTCCGCGGCGCCCGGATCCCCGTGCTCGTCGTGGTGGGCGCGGACGACGCCTTCGACGGCGGCGCCGGCCTGCGGATGACCGAGCTGGCCCCCGGGGCGGAGCTCGTCGTCGTCCACGGCGCCGGGCACACCCCCAACCTCGAGCAGCCCGCCGCGTTCGACGACGCCCTGGAGAACTTCCTGCACCGTCTCGACGCCTGA